In the genome of Montipora foliosa isolate CH-2021 chromosome 3, ASM3666993v2, whole genome shotgun sequence, one region contains:
- the LOC137996585 gene encoding tetratricopeptide repeat protein 28-like: MVDKKLDLLERHMQELSVARKEGDRQGKGLAYFNLGRYYQSTADFNQAITNYREALAIFKEVAFRVGEGAAYGNLGNACDSLGNFKQAIEYHHLCLSIAKEVGDRAGQGRAYCNLGNAYQSLGNFKQAIEYHHQHLSIAKEVGDRAGQGRAYCNLGNAYQSLGNFKQAIEYHHQDLSIAKEVGDRAGEGAAYGNLGNAYRNLGNFKQAIENHHQHLSIAKEVGDRAGEGAAYGNLGNAYRNLGNFKQAIENHHQHLSIAKEVGDRAGEGRAYGNLGNAYQSLGNFKQAIEYHHQDLSIAKEVGDRAGEGAAYGNLGNAYDSLGNFKHAIEYHHQHLSISKEVGDRAGEGGASCNLGNAYQSLGNFKQAIEYHHQDLSIAKEVGDRAGEGRAYGNLGNAYRSLGNFKQAIEYHHQHLSIAKEVGDRAGEGTGYGNLGNAYRSLGNFKQAIENHHQDLSIAKKVGDRAGEGRAYGNLGNAYQSLGNFKQAIENHHQRLSIAKEVGDRAGEGAAYGNLGNAYQSLGNFKKAIEYHHQHLSIAKEVGDRAGEGGAFCNLGNAYQSLGNFKQAIEYYYQHLSICQETEDPIGLAIACYHIGHVHEFFGSLSKALNYWRLSVYYFDEVRRLLQSEDAWKISFRDTKGFVYTALWTALLKNGEVDEALYAAEQGRAQALADILKMQYSVDEKPMVKVTISLVMKDLPSQTVFTALEGNTISFWLLRDDMRINFRQKKIENGTAKSLMKSTLEQINAGVVLRCENRSLERQGSDFSSSRESVEETFQSLSFSVHSLQPLYDVLISPIADLIQGDDLVFVPDGHFCLAPFSAMSDSVRIRVIPSLTALKLITMAPDNFQSKNEALLVGDPCLSEVTYGTGEPMYGQLPCAKKEVDIIGELLQTVPLTGKNATKAEVLRRMKSVTLIHIAAHGDDGSGEIALAPNPERTSKIPEEEDYMLSLSDVQAVHLQARLVVLSCCHSGQGEVKSEGIVGIARAFLCAGARSVLVSLWAIDDEATFLFMKSFYQHLADRKSASTALHHAMKSLQETKNYSAIKYWAPFVLIGDDVTFEFGELEHEKNETMSKT, from the exons ATGGTGGATAAAAAGTTGGACCTTTTGGAGCGGCATATGCAAGAGCTTAGCGTTGCAAGAAAGGAGGGAGACAGACAAGGCAAGGGtttggcttatttcaatctTGGTAGATACTATCAGAGCACAGCTGACTTTAATCAGGCCATAACAAATTACAGAGaagcattagccatttttaaggaAGTGGCTTTCAGGGTCggagaaggagcggcctatggaaatctcggcaacgcttgtgacagtcttggtaatttcaagcaagccatagagtatcaccatctatgtcttagtattgcaaaagaggtaggggacagggccggacaaggaagagcttattgcaacctcggcaacgcttaccaaagtcttggtaatttcaagcaagccatagagtatcaccatcaacatcttagtattgcaaaagaggtaggggacagggccggacaaggaagagcttattgcaacctcggcaacgcttatcaaagtcttggtaatttcaagcaagccatagagtatcaccatcaagatcttagtattgcaaaagaggtaggggacagggccggagaaggagcggcctatggaaatctcggcaacgcttatcgaaatcttggtaatttcaagcaagccatagaaaaccaccatcaacatcttagtattgcaaaagaggtaggggacagggccggagaaggagcggcctatggaaatctcggcaacgcttatcgaaatcttggtaatttcaagcaagccatagaaaaccaccatcaacatcttagtattgcaaaagaggtaggggacagggccggagaaggaagagcctatggaaatctcggcaacgcttatcaaagtcttggtaatttcaagcaagccatagagtatcaccatcaagatcttagtattgcaaaagaggtaggggacagggccggagaaggagcggcctatggaaatctcggcaacgcttatgacagtcttggtaatttcaagcacgccatagagtatcaccatcaacatcttagtatttcaaaagaggtaggggacagggccggagaaggaggagcTTCTTGCAacctcggcaacgcttatcaaagtcttggtaatttcaagcaagccatagagtatcaccatcaagatcttagtattgcaaaagaggtaggggacagggccggagaaggaagagcctatggaaatctcggcaacgcttatcgaagtcttggtaatttcaagcaagccatagagtatcaccatcaacatcttagtattgcaaaagaggtaggggacagggccggagaaggaacaggttatggaaatctcggcaacgcttatcgaagtcttggtaatttcaagcaagccatagaaaaccaccatcaagatcttagtattgcaaaaaaggtaggggacagggccggagaaggaagagcctatggaaatctcggcaacgcttatcaaagtcttggtaatttcaagcaagccatagaaaaccaccatcaacgtcttagtattgcaaaagaggtaggggacagggccggagaaggagcggcctatggaaatctcggcaacgcttatcaaagtcttggtaatttcaagaaagccatagagtatcaccatcaacatcttagtattgcaaaagaggtaggggacagggccggagaaggaggagcTTTTTGCAacctcggcaacgcttatcaaagtcttggtaatttcaagcaagccatagagtattactatcaacatcttagtatttgcCAGGAAACAGAGGACCCAATAGGGCTGGCAATCGCATGTTATCATATTGGTCATGTTCATGAATTTTTTGGCTCCTTGAGCAAAGCTCTTAATTACTGGCGTCTAAgcgtttattattttgatgaagttaggcgtcttcttcagtcagaggatgcatggaaaataagctttcgtgacaCAAAGGGGTTTGTGTACACCGCTCTGTGGACAGCactcttgaagaatggagaggttgatgaagctttgtatgctgctgagcaaggacgagcacaggctttggcagacattttaaagatgcaataCAGTGTTGATGAGAAACCTATGGTGAAGGTAACTATCTCTTTGGTTATGAAagatctaccttcacaaactgttttcacagcacttgaagGGAACACGATCAGCTTCTGGTTGCTAAGAGATGATATGAGgataaattttagacaaaagaaaatcgaaaatggaaCTGCCAAGTCTCTGATGAAAAGTACGCTAGAACAGATCAATGCAGGGGTTGTTTTgcgatgcgagaatcgttcaCTTGAAAGACAAGGCAGCGACTTCTCGAGCAGTAGGGAAAGtgttgaagaaacttttcagtctttgagcttctctgtgcactctttgcagcccttgtatgatgtcttaaTCAGTCCTATAGCAGACTTGATCCAGGGCGATGACTTAgtgtttgttcctgatggacacttttgcctggctcctttttctgcaatgagtgactctgtcaggatccgtgtaattccctcgctgactgctttaaaattgatcactaTGGCACCTGATAACTTCCAAAGTAAGAATGAAGCGCTGCTTGTAGGTGATCCGTGCTTGAGCGAAGTCACTTACGGCACTGGTGAACCCATGTATGGACAGCTGCCATGTGCGAAAAAAGAGGTGGATATAattggagaacttctgcagaccgtgcctcttacaggaaaaaatgcaaccaaagctgaggtgctgagaagaatgaagtcagttaccttaatccacattgctgcacatggGGATGACGGatctggagaaattgctttggcacCAAATCCCGAACGCACATCCAAGATCCCCgaagaggaagattacatgttatcattgagcgatgttcaagcagttcaccttcaggcaagactggttgtgcttagttgctgtcatagtggccagggagaggtaaaatctgagggtattgtgggaatagccagggctttcctgtgtgctggtgcccggtctgtactggtgtcactctgggcaatcgacGACGAGGCGACCTTCTTGTTCATGAAGAGTTTTtaccaacacttggcagatagaaaaagtgcaagtacagctcttcaccatgctatgaaatctcttcagGAGACAAAGAACTATTCGGCCATAaaatactgggcgccatttgtgttaattggcgatgatgtcacctttgaaTTTGGGGAGCTGGAAcacgaaaagaatg aaacGATGTCCAAAACGTGA